A stretch of DNA from Pseudomonadota bacterium:
GCCTTTCAATAAGTTCTCATCGCTGGTAGCAAATGAAATGCGCACATTTGATTTCCTGCTTGAAAAAACACTCCCCGGGATAATAAACAGGTTATTTTCCAGGGCCTTTTCAACAAACTTATCGCCATCTCCGCCAGGGACCTCAGGAAAAATAAAAAAGGCACCTTCGGGTTTTACTACATTGTATTTATCTTTTAGACCATCATAGATGAGATCCCTTTTCCTCCTGTATCCTTCAATCAATGAATCCACATTATAATCAAGGGCTAAAAGTGCTGCTTTTTGAGCAAATGAATTAACGCTGCTGAACACATACTGCTGCATTGTTACCATATATTGAATGATCTCTTTCGGTCCGGCAACAAACCCGAGTCTCCAGCCTGTCATTGCCCATGTTTTTGAAAAACCCCCGATTGTAAGGGTCTTATCGTATAGCTGACCCAGATAAACTTTGTTCGTGTTGCTCTCAAATACAAATCTATCATATATATCATCGGAAAATACAAGCAGATTATTTTCCCTTGCAACTCTTGCGACCATTTCAAATTCTTCTTTGGAACATACTGCACCTGTAGGGTTATTGGGGCTGTTAATAAGTATAATCTTTGTTCTATCGGTAATAGCCTTCCTCAGCGCATCTTCCTTTATCGTAAAATCGGGGTATGTATCTATAAAAACAGGTTTACCGCCAAGGAGCATGATCTGATACTCATATAATACAAAATACGGGTCTGGAATAATAACCTCGTCGCCGGGATTCAAAGTAACCATAAGGGAAAGCAGTAATCCGCCTGTTGCGCCGGCAGTAATTATTACATCGTCGCATATAATGCTCTTACCTTTTAAATTATATAGGAGTTTTTCCCGTAATTCCTGAATACCCCCTGATGGAGTATATTTGTTAAATCCTGCCCTTATCCATTTGATCCCTTCTTCCTTAACCGGATCCGGGATATCAAAATCCGGTTCGCCGATACTGAGGTTTATCGGATTTTTCATCTTATTTGCAAGGTCGAAGATTTTTCTCACACCTGACGGCCTTACACTCATTACCCTGTCGGAAAGCAGCATTGTTCCTCCTTATATTGGGGCTCACGTCGCCCCCTCCACCAGCAAAGCTGTCGGAGCCACCCCTTCGCGCCCGAGAACGGGCTATTTAGCACTTTGACGCTATGTACGATGGGGCTTGCGTTGCCCCCTCCACCTTTCCGTATGCACGAAGGATGTCCGCTCACTTATGTTCGCTTGGACGTCCGCTTGCGCTGGGACGCAAGTAAATGCATTTACGTCCTACGTCCGAAGGAGCATAGCGACTGAACGTCCTTCGTCCCTCGGGTAAATGGGAGCCACCCCTTCTCACCCGAGAACGGGCTATGGGCCTACGCCCTCATTTACAGGCTTACAAAAACCCCCGAGTATAGGCCTGTGGGGAGTCCATACCCTTTGTCTGTCCTAATAGCGTTTAGCGTATAAGATATAATATTTTTATCATAATAGAACAACGTTTTTTTATGTCTGAGAGCAAAGAACCAAATTGATTATGCAGGGTGGAGATCAGGAGGAGCCTGTTATGAGGGGAAGGATAAATTTTAAGCCATTGATTCCTGGATAAAACGCTTTATTCTGTCTTTATTTGCCCCGAGGCTTGAAAACTGTTTTTCACATATATCGCTGAAACGGGCAAGGACCTTGCGACTTATTTCTTCTTGATCCTCGAAGATAGCAAGAGAACGAAAAGGAACTCCCCATTTTTCATACTGTAGAAATGTAATCGTAGCATCCCTTGTTTTATCATCGTTGGGTAATGCCTGAACAAGAACCGGCCGCGACATACCGTTAATCCGGCAATCAACAGGATATTTACCTTCCGGATCATGTAATTGGTGGTGCCAATCGAAGTCACGGCGATTAGCCGGAACAGTCTCTTCCATAAATGCCCTGAAATCTTCCATAAATGTTGATCTTACTCTTTCACGGGAAAGATATGAGATATCGGTAATTTTCAAAAGGGCCTGAATATAGCTGTAGAGTGCATTGCCGTATTGTTCGTTTTGGATCGGAATTAGAATTTCGCCTCCCCTGTCCTGAACGCTGAACATAGATAAGGTATTTGAAATAATTTTTTGTCTTGTTCCTTGTTGTAAGGCTTTTTCATCGAGATCATAGGTAAGATGCATGTATGTGTGCCCTTCGTCCGTCAATACCCAGTAACCATCTTCTTTTTTCAGGATCACTGAAAGGTGATCTCCATCTTCAAAAAGAAAGGGGGTAAAAACACGATAACGATTAATACCCTCCGATTCAAGCTTTAGCTTCTCACTTACTTTTTCACGAAAATCACGTTCTATAGTATCCACATTCATGTTAAATATCCTCAAATAAACTTCCCTGTGGATTTATGGGTAGCTCAAATCCGCAATCATCAAGCATACACTTTATTGCCTGTTGATAATCAGCAAATCTATCTGTCGGTTGTGCATAGGTGTCTTCCCTTGCCCCTATCTCCTGATATCTTTCGGTAGCCATGTGTATATGATATCCGTAGAATGTCTCCATTTCAATGAAATTTGTGTGTTCATGACTCTTTCCATTATAGCGACGAATACGGAAAAGCTGGCTGGATTTTGGAGGTCTATATGCCAGAATGACAGAAAAATCTAATGGATTAAACAAGCTCTGTCTCATAATGAGACGAAACTCGCTTCCATTGGCCCCGTTTACGTCAAGCTCTGATTCCTTATGACCCTTTTTTGGACGGGTCTGGATCTTTGTCATGAAATCGGCAGGTAATGGCTTGTTCTCATCTATCAGGAGGTTTATATCATTATCTGAAAGCGTAAGTGCCATTGAATTTATTTTCCTGTAATTTTAATCATTTTACAATGAAAAAGTGAAGGCTTCAGAAAAAAAGGGGGGACCGCCAGGGGGATTGCCGGGACATTCGAGTAGATTTGGGTCGGGCCAAACTAACCCATTGAAATAAGTAGTTTTATGCATGGAAAATGGCCAATTTCAGGGCTTGAAATGCTGTTTTTTTGGGCAATTTGTAATAAAAGGGTATAACATGGACAGCCTTATGAGCGAGTTGGTGAGTTATGATAGGAGGTCCGAAGACCTATACAAGGCAATTGCCGCAACAGTTGCGGCAATTGCTCAAATCTCTGCAAAGTCAATAAAGACGATGTTTTACGGGCTATCACTCTTCAAGCTTACTATCATTTTCCTCTGAGAATTGCCTGGATCAGGTCATCAAGGCGCTGCAGGAAGCGAGAGCTGTCCCGTTTTTTTCGGGGAGTTGAGCCGCCTGTCATTGTCCCCAGGTCACGCAGATACGTCATCAGATCTCTATGCGCAAGAGCTTCGCCAATGGATTCTTCAGTGAAGACTCGTCCGTTGGGATCGAGTACCCGAGCTCCTTTTTTGATACACCGCGAAACAAGAGGGACATCAGCCGACACCACTATATCCTTTTCGACAATGTGGTCTACAATCCAATCGTCTGCTGCGTCAAGGCTATCGGAAACTACCACAGTCTCAATCAATTCATCTTTCGGGATCTTCATTTTAAAATTTGAAACAAAGAAGATTTTCAACCCATAACGTTTGGCTACTTTAATTGATTCATTCTTTACAGGGGAGGCATCGGCATCAACATATATTGTAATCAAGGGATATCCTTTCGTTAGTAAATAATTTTGGTGATTTCAAGATGAACCACCTGATAAAAAAAGCGTTGAACAATAAATTGCCAAAATCCTATTCCTTTACATGTTTTTTGTCAACAAAGATTAGGCTTCCTTATAATTTTTGCGTATGGTTTTAAGAAGCCTGGGAGTACCCTATTCTTCGGCAATTTACTGATTTAGTTTGTTATTTTATGCAAAAAGCCCCATATTCCCCAACACAGTTGGCAACATGCGGGTAGGAGCTGTGAAAAAATGACTTATACCAATTCGCCTTCAATCATATAACTTCTTTAACTCCTCATCATTC
This window harbors:
- a CDS encoding pyridoxal phosphate-dependent aminotransferase, whose amino-acid sequence is MLLSDRVMSVRPSGVRKIFDLANKMKNPINLSIGEPDFDIPDPVKEEGIKWIRAGFNKYTPSGGIQELREKLLYNLKGKSIICDDVIITAGATGGLLLSLMVTLNPGDEVIIPDPYFVLYEYQIMLLGGKPVFIDTYPDFTIKEDALRKAITDRTKIILINSPNNPTGAVCSKEEFEMVARVARENNLLVFSDDIYDRFVFESNTNKVYLGQLYDKTLTIGGFSKTWAMTGWRLGFVAGPKEIIQYMVTMQQYVFSSVNSFAQKAALLALDYNVDSLIEGYRRKRDLIYDGLKDKYNVVKPEGAFFIFPEVPGGDGDKFVEKALENNLFIIPGSVFSSRKSNVRISFATSDENLLKGIEILRKMA
- a CDS encoding YaiI/YqxD family protein, coding for MITIYVDADASPVKNESIKVAKRYGLKIFFVSNFKMKIPKDELIETVVVSDSLDAADDWIVDHIVEKDIVVSADVPLVSRCIKKGARVLDPNGRVFTEESIGEALAHRDLMTYLRDLGTMTGGSTPRKKRDSSRFLQRLDDLIQAILRGK
- a CDS encoding DUF1828 domain-containing protein codes for the protein MNVDTIERDFREKVSEKLKLESEGINRYRVFTPFLFEDGDHLSVILKKEDGYWVLTDEGHTYMHLTYDLDEKALQQGTRQKIISNTLSMFSVQDRGGEILIPIQNEQYGNALYSYIQALLKITDISYLSRERVRSTFMEDFRAFMEETVPANRRDFDWHHQLHDPEGKYPVDCRINGMSRPVLVQALPNDDKTRDATITFLQYEKWGVPFRSLAIFEDQEEISRKVLARFSDICEKQFSSLGANKDRIKRFIQESMA